From the genome of Diabrotica virgifera virgifera chromosome 8, PGI_DIABVI_V3a:
aagatagccataaactcagaaaagacgcaagcggtactatacaagaagggaagacaacagccagaagaacagctgacagtgcagaacacccccatcgagtggaaaaatgaagctaaatacctaggtgtcatcatggacaaaggattaaccttccaaaaacatgtagaagccacagtccagaaggccaacatagcgagagcaacattaagaggactcacaggaagaaaaagtaaactaagactaaaaacaaggttaagattaataaacagcataatattaccggtattaacatacgcatctctcgcatggggacaagtatgtaacacccacaaaaagaagatacaagcggtccataacagcagcttaagagaagcagccagagtcccaagatacgtagcagaaagattcctgttcagagaacttcaacaggtgagagtcaccgaaatgatgacagacaaggcaagggtcaaattcgcggaactggagcaccacccaagtcacatactgcgagagatgctagggtACGATGCGTTCCACCGATGGAAACACAAACGTCCAAAACAGCAAATATTGTGAAAtgggaaaaatagtgaaaacagtgaacggttcgtagctcgaaaacaacaagtgccgaagataACGTAACACACGTAGGTTCAATACCACGATCACCTCAAGGTAAGACAGTAATAGAAAATTACAGAAGggcgtaagcccccaaaaaaatatataaaatacaaaaaaggcgtaagcccccaaaaaaaataaaaaaccaaaaaacactcAAAAAAACTCGAGCAACAAGTCATTGGACAGAGCTCAATGGGGCtcggtacaatgacttggggcccaagcaagcaattttagtttccgcggataagtaagtaagaagataaaggcatagagcgcttcacgctggcctagttttttgcattcgattagggtaccacatggaatcttattacccaggattccattgtgaagagcacttggctacgatagttgtgcccccatcgcgcatcagcgtgctatgggggggaaagggatggcctggggcattggagcgaggtggggtgatccctgttcatactcgggtcaaaacacctcgctccaatgaattgttacacccgaatgtactttttcgatagggtggacacatcccacaggtcgggttgaatcaaattgcttgcttgcttgcttgttATGAATACAAACTCGCCGACAAATTTACTGGtggtaaaattattttacttttctacaAATTTCTATACAGTGCCCACCTACTTATACTTCGTCTAAtctacttaccgttgcacgtgatccgcgtcatagcccgtgacggcacatgataccaacacgaaatattttggcggtaggtgtgttcttttttagaatcatttttcCGAGTACacgggaattacagccactagatatattttattatatacgcgtagaaataatatttgaagatttctattaatgttaacttaaagaaatacacaataatatgtttcatttcatttgtatacctaaatggactataaagcgtttttatgaagcacatttgttcggaacacactataactgtaatcgaacgaatgTGACATTttagcataaattggtaacatttatttgacagttgcggtgatgatacttcatatttgtttttattctttactataagtatatttgttttattatatttactgtttatattatttactttaacttaagattataacttaattattgttttctatttctaaagtttttatttatttacattgaatatgaatttgttttgttgtataatctacttccgcaaaaattatgtgatatacTTGATTTAAAATGACTTTAAGAATTAttgcgcgatccctcttcaggtgacagccataactttgatttttttaaatggaagagtacattatgtgacacctcatttagaaGCCTTTAAAACACTGATTACAATAATGTATAATACttaaatcctttttgagagcgtaggcagAAAATTTCGattgaattctttttaaatgcaatcatattttcgaatcctgagaaaactaacaagtacttttgaaaagtttaaacacagaatgaaatattacactATTACCGAGgacaaaagtcccttagaataaacaaaaagtttctttagcTTTAgagtgatatatttaaaattaaatatcacactcaattttctctttttttttcgcccctgtaactttttattaaaataaacattatagaattcCTAAGAGACTTTTGGATCCTCGGTAATACTGTAGTCTTgtgttctgcgtttaaatttttcaaaaacacttattagttttctcaggattcgaaaaaaatgaatgcatttaaaaataattcaaacgaaattttacgcctacgctctcaaaaaggattaaagtattatatatttttgtaatcagtatttcaaaggcttttaaatgaggtgtcacattatGTActttactattaaaaaaaaatcaaagatgtggctgtcacctgaagagaaaACAAACTTTGGAAAACTGTTTGTTCTACACTACTCACGTACTTTTCAATACTATTTTACTTGATGTTATTAATTAGGAATGTGCAGGGCATTGCTATATATTTCATTTGGAgcaatttccgaagtggaagtttAATTTTACCTCCAAATTCAAATCTTTCCAATTCAATttctaataatattgtggcttattctcagttaaaacaaataattggacttcgtaagtcctaggttttcacccaaactaatcgaaagtagaactgaaagtcgatatttgaacgcttcgtgtaactttgcgtcgatcgatatacgattttactaattttgagtcattttgactaaactttgcgtcatcattatttaaacagaagtgacttcaaaacaggaactaaagattaaaagtcaacttttcaatacgcttcgattgttGTGTTACatatactatttctgcgactatagcGGCAATTCTGGTTAGAATTTTTTAAgcgaaaatgatataaaaaccaaaaccaaaattttttctcattttgctaaggcacgtcgaatgatatatcgcttatactatttcggtgactttagaacagttcatacggttgtaactctaaaaccggaagtccgatgtcaaatgtctcatctttaataccatccttgggttataagcctTCGCCTTAAGTTATAAGCTTTAAGTGCCATTCggcacttcatttgtcattctatctgtattaataatggaggagttgtattcgcggacggaaagacagatgaacagacagtgatggaaccgaaagtatatatttattctctTCTTGCAAAGtaacgtcgaataatatatcacgtgtactattccggtgactttaaaacagtacttctggtcgcatttctaaaaccggaagacctaggtaaaatttcgcacatttattaccatccttggattataagctttcattcgacacctcaattgttattctatctggtacagtgacggacgagttatattcgcagtcggacggaaagacggatagacagcctaggtcaaatttctcacctttagtaccatccttgtattataaactttcatgtgacatctcatttgtcattctacctggtataatggcggaggagttttatttgcggtcggacagaccgcctcggtcaaatatctcacctttagtaccatccttggattataagctttcatttgagacctcatttgtaattctacctggtataatgacggaggagttatattcgcggtcggacggaccgacggacagacagcctacgtCAAAtacctcacctttagtaccattcttggattataatctttcatttgacacctcatttgtcattctagctggtatattgacggagtagttgtgattacagacggacagacagacagacggacgtgggtaattcaaagttttcacattttttcaaaattgggtgaaaacaaaagtaaatttaaataaacagtACGACCATATAAATGTTACaaccaccatgtattttgttatatTGTTTTTGTCAGTTCAAAACATATCCGTACTTAGatgtattattttaacaataattataattatttatattatttatatgttctCATTAAATGCCAACAAAACTGctttttgaaacaaaacaaacaaatattattttgcTTTTCTTTTATCAACATGAATACGTTGAATAATGCTGAAAAAGCAACTGCTGTATCAAAATAGCGAGTCGGCCACCTCTACTCAATACCACGCCACGGGCCACGGCCATTCCACCTCAGTGGGCGCCTTGCCTAAGGGTTACGTATCTACCAAGCATGTCTTGTGAATTTTGTTGCTATGAACACACCACTTGGGTACAGTGGCGTCGGATGGTACTCCTTTCCACACCACCCTTGAGGTAGAGTGCATGGCGCGCTTTTTTTATTGTGGTATCCCCAGAAGGCCTACTCCACATACACGTCTATTGTATCAACTTAATTTTTATTCTCATACTCCTTCTATACTCCTGATGGACCAGCTTGAGGAGTGTCATTCCCAAGGGAATGCAGTTCAGCTTGTATACGTAAGCCACTGTCGTCTTCGTAAAGCATTTGTTGTTGTTGCTGTttctcttctacttcttcttcgtcttcgtcttctttttcttcttcttctttttcttcatctttttcttcttgcTGCTCGTCATCGTTTGTAGACGGTTCTGGCATATTGGTGCAGCTGGAGTTACAATTGGCGCAAATGATGGAGCATTTAAGACCAGCTTTACGGCATCCACATGCACGACTACATTTTTTTTGCATGTGcaagaaataatatttaatagtttttgtgGAGGCGGTGGATTTAATGTAGTTAATGGTACAAGGCCTTCATTGTCTCGTTTCCAGCCCCATTCCAATGGATTGCACCTATTTCCATACCATAGTTGGATTTGAAAATATGTCCTTAAAGCATGTTGACGTGCTGCAGACTCAGTGGGAGGAAGGGACGCTAAGTTAAACTTTCGTTTATATGCCGACTTTATGAAACATTGATGACGGTACGTATTCAAACTTATATCGTCTTTACTATTATAACCATAAAGTTTAATTATAAAGGCTTCGGAAATGCTGGCGATGGTGTCCGGATTAGCATTTGGCTCTTTAAATTTTTGCAGCCGCTCACTAAGTGCAGGTTGTTTAAGTAGTAGTTTGCAAAATTTCACTTTTCCTTGTTTGCTGGATATCACAGCTGGGTTCACGGCTGGGTATCACAGCCGCTGAACGCATGTAGGAATAATATGTTTTCTACAAGTATACGATTCTGTATACTGTCGATAAAATACAGTGCTTGGGGGTTTTGCCTCTACTGGGCTTCAATAGAAAAACGTTAGCAGAAGTAGCGTGAGCAATTAGTAAAAACAGCAGATCAACGTCTTCGCCGACAATCATTACTGAGTCATGGTCTCCTGCCATACTGACTGCGGTGTGTACTATCAGTAAATCGGCGTCTTCTACGGCCTGTTTGACAGTGAAATTggccttttttagtttttctgtCAACATTTCAATAAGCCTCTGTTTATTGCTGTCGTTCGCTAGGAATTTTTCTTGAGCAATGTTTATGATGCTTTCGGCGACGACGACTTCTGTTGAACCGTGTTTCCACGAACGGCGATTACGCTCTGCATATTTGGTGCTTCGCTCTACAGCATTGGCCGGATATCCATCGAAAACAATACTAGTATTTCCACCATAGTGAGATTTTACGTAAGAAACATAGCTTCTACAGATTGATGCAAAGGTTTCACCTCGTGGCCAGACGACTCGATGTAACAAAAAACCGCCATCAATCACATGCATGGTATTCCCAAATACCCTGTCACTGTTGCATTGTTGGAACAACTTATACAATGTGGATTTTGTTCCTTTTCGCATGCCGCCTTCATTAAAAAGGGCCAACGGGAATGGTGCTAACTCAAATGAGAGAAAATGTCGTAATTCTTTATCACATTCTTTGGCAATGCTGATGCGTTGAAACAACAGTAGAGGGTCAATCGGGACTACTTCTCCCTCTACACTAACGCTGGTGGTTATGACGCCCAATGGCAGTACACGATCCGCGCGTTTACACCTGATTGATTGGAAGTCACTACCAACTAGAGCATCCATAATATGTATGCCACGTTCGCGTGCCATGTGGCAGTTAATTGTGTTATCGCCTATGATTCCGGTACTCAATGACATCAAATGTGGTAGATTAGGGAAAGGAGGATGTTCTTCGAACCATGTTAGTAGTTTTGAGATGTCAGCGTTATCCCGCTTAACTCGTGCTGATCTCAACTGTATATGTTGTTCCGACGTTTCTATCGCAACGTTGCAGAATTTTTCCACGGCATAACACATTATGTAAGTAAACCGCACCCAATGTCCACCTCTTAAGAACGCTCTCTTGAACGCCACGGCCATGAGTAAGCCCACCACTAATTTTCATTGTGCGCATTAGCGATTGTTCAATGCCCATATCGGTCCACGTTCCACACCAAAACTTATCTGACCGTCGAATGGTAAATCCACTATCGGTGGTAAATTTTTCATATTCCCTCGGTGCCATAACATTTTGTAGAAGATACATGTCCTGCAAGTATAACTGGGATGCTTTACCATAGGGAAAATGACCACTGGCATAAAAAAAGGAACCATTTTATGAACTGTTTCCAGGTGGAGCTTCCAATTTTCACTGCGTTCGGCCTCAACGAATAGTTTTACGAGAGTTATCATTTCACAATATTGCACCCATAATTTTGCTGTCGCACCACTGTCTTTAAACTGCCGTAATTGTATTTGAAATTTAGTGCTTAACATTTGAAAAACGTCCTCAAACTCCACGGAATTTACTACTGAACGATCAGAGTTAGCCAGAATAGATTGTAAACTAATAATTTCGTCTTGTTCAAAGTCAATCGCGGTCATCACTAGGTGTGTAAGTGCTTGATGAGTTAACATATGTGCCCGCAGTGCACGGGAATAGGCGTGTCCCGACATGATCTTTTCTAGGGAATTTAGAGCATGGATGTTGTTTAATAGCTCTTTTAAACCACTGCCAGACATTATATAACCTGTGGACCCCATGAAAGACATCAATAAATGGAATCCTCCTAGTCTTGGCACTACCCGCTGTAATCTTGGATCCTCGCTATATGTGGCGACAATTTCGCGCGCTTTCATAAAAAGCGGGAGGTCAAAGGTCACAAAACATGTTTGTTGGCCGTGGGCCTGGCATTTTGCAGAAGCAGATATTAATGAGGTGAAAATCGTATTGTAGTCAGTTGGTGGAGCATTTAAGAAAGGTAAACACAACACCACTGACTGATCGTGAGGCAGGTTTTCAGTCACCTTTTCCAGGAAGCCACTCCATCCGGGTATGTTGTCTTTGTCAACCCATTTACCAAACAACCACATTAAGTCTGCGGAAGAAGGCATTACTGCTTCGTCCATGGGATGTAAACTATCAAAATATACAACATTTACAGATTGTGATCCACGTTGTTCTCCATGCTGGTAGGTTTGCAACGATATTTCGCCGAATTGTCCCACTACTGATGCTGCTGGCATATTATCTAGACGATGAATCACAGTATCTGATGGTAAAGCATTTGCTGGTGTCACACATTATATGCCGCCCATAGCATGAAAAGTATGGTAACCATCTAATGTCTGGGTGTTAAAATCAGCGTTGTCGTACACAAATTGACAGAAGGCATTCTCATTAAGCTTTGGCTCTGGGCGCATCACTGCTGATACCTCAAACTGCTTTGCTTCATTGTATGACGCACAAAATCCAAGAGAAGAAATAATATCAATTAACCGCCGTGATGCATATGTTTTGTAAATCATTGACACTACGCCTATTAGCAAGGGAGACAAAAAGGACTTCGGCCTGGCTGCTGCAATTATGCAATGTGATAGCGCCGTAGATTTATTTTACCATTTTTGTAGTGcatctttctttttctccattatAACCGTGTCCATGAAAACTTGCAGGGTTTCTGGTATATCGTTGTTAACATCTTGTAGAAAATTATCTGATTGGGGGTAATTATTCAATTCGTATACTATGCTGCGAATATCTTCTAGGACGATTTCTGCAGCTGCCTTTACGATTCGTCGACGGTCCTCTGTCAAATTTGTTTTTCGTTGGTGGTACCATGAGTCCGATATGATGGAATACCCTGAATTACGAAAGCAGACCACCGACGACTGCACCGATCTCAATACGATTAAAATGCCATCACCATATTTCTTTTGTAAATGAGCCTGTACCGTTCTTGCATCCGGACAATAATCCCCTTTTACTTCCTTTAATAGGTCGCACAGCATAAATTGACATTCGTCTGAATGCTCCTCCAAGTAGGTATAAATATACTGCATAGCAGTGTCAATATCTTTTGTCTTAGCAGTTCGTTTAACAGTCTCACGTGGTGCTGTCAATGATAATTGCGATAAGCATTTGTCGTGGTATTTCGCATGTAGTGCTTGTAAATCAGCTGTTGCGTGAATACGTGAAATAATAACCTTGCTCCATTCATCATTGCGAAGACGTGTCATGTCTAGGACTCTGTCCCTCCAAGTGGGCTTACGCACATTGTACACAGCAATGCGTCCACGACTACTTTCGCGTTTCTGTTTTTCAAGAAAGTCAGCTGTTATTTCTTCCCCACACAAACAACAATGGCTATGGAACGTAAATGTCTCTGATAACCGCCTAGACGGACCCGCAAGTGTGACGCCTGCCTCCATTTTACGTAAGTACGCGGCAATAGATCGGTTGTCTGTATATAGGCTCCCCCAAACCAACGCGAATTATTCGCAGCGGATTCGTGACGGAAAGTTCGCAGTCGAATTCCTGACGGAATTCGTAAAGAACTTCATATTGAAGCGAATATATTCGCGTCATACTCGTATGTGTCTAGTAGTGAGAAGAGTTGGTGACAACGAAAAACAAAGAATACTACTCAGTGATCTCAATTCTTCACAAAAATGTATACATCATCAGATGAAGAAGAAGCTCTTGTAATGTTAGCAATGGAGGACGACAATTCAAGGTAAAATTATTATCTATAGTTATCCTAAAACAACAATATGgactatattatgaatttaatcTTAGGAAAAGAAGAAAATGGGTTCATGATATCAATCTAGAAAGACTGAAATGTGGGGAATATCACACGCTGATGCCTCAATTACGAAAAGACGATAAAATATGCTACATTTATTTTAGAATGACAATAGATTGTTTCGATGAACTGTTGCACCTTGTAGAAAATGATATTAGAAAATCAGACACGAATTACCGAGAAGCTATTTCTCCCGAAGAACGGTTGGCCATAACATTAAggtaagaaaatgaaaaaaaaaaactgcAGACATTATTTATATCATTAATTTACTACAGTAAAAGAGAATAAGGATCAAAATAACTCTAAAATATACTTTATGTATTGTAAGGGTCAAAGGAATTGACATAGTTGGAAACTGATGGATTATGAGAAGCTGCTTGGTTACAACTCTGCGCCAAGTTGTGTAGtgtaatataattattttcaCAATTCACTTCATAGAACCCAGAAGTATTCGATTGTTTAGGTAATGCAGTGTCATTTGGTGAAGGTAGGGATACAACCGAAATACTTCCGACGGAAGAGGGGTTTTGATAGGTGTCTGTACTTTCAGCTCTAGATTGATGGCTATTCAAAGAACTTTCCTCCAATTGAAGCAACTCCTGCTCCATGATAACTTGCgcaatcttcatttttgtttcaatttGCCTTCTAGGAGAGAAAGATTTTACCGTAAAAGAATGAGCCAAAAACAATTGGTCGGTAGCATCATGCACTACTCTCTTTTTGCTCTCAAAATAACTGATCATATCTTTCACATATGTGGATGGCTCAGAATTGCGTTTTCTGTTTGTTCTGCCTGTAGAAGGAGTTTCATTTGAAAGAGTAACCCTAGGAGCTTCATTTCGAGTAGGTTTCGATGAGGAGggttgaatcttattctgggaaTCACCTGTCTGAGTTGTTAGTAGATTTTTACTACACGTTGGTTTCTGTACTGCGGAATTTTCATCCGTTAATATATTTTCGGGTGATTCTATATTTGGGAATGCTTCAGATTCTTGTGTATCAACATCTGTGACATTGGATGCAGTCTTAGCAAAATTTAGGAACGGTTTGAACGATTCCATATGATCTGCCCATATCCATTTTTTTTATCGCTTGCCGCTTGTCCAGTTCTAGTTTTATTAGTTCTTATGTACTTAGCGTACGTATCGCGCAGAttcctccattttttttaatctcATCCCCTGAAACAAAATACTCTTTTTTAGGTATCTGGCTACCGGAGATACATTTTATACAATAGACCATAGTTTTAGAGTCGGGTTTTCGACTGTAAGTGCCATAGTTCTAGAAGTTTGTGAAGCTTTATGTAGAAATTTGCAACATATTTACTTGCCCGAACCAACTACAGAAATATGGAAAAAATCTGAAGAAGGTTTTAGAAATACCTGGCGATTCCCAAATTGTATTGGTAGCATCGATGGCAAGCATGTTACTATCAAGTGTCCAGACAAAACAGGATCTAATTATTGGTGTTATTTGAATAAGTTTTCTACAGTATTAATGGCTATTGTTGGCCCAGATTATAGATTCATTTCAGTTGATATTGGCGGTTTTGGTAAAAACAGCGACGGTGGAATATTCGAAGCTTCCAACATGGGAAGAAGATTTGAAACAAATCAGATGGGTGTACCTGAGCCGAAAAATCTCCCAGGCCAGAATGAACTTTCCCCCCATGTCTTAATTGGAGACGAAGCCTTTGCACTAAAACCATACTTGTTGAGGCCCTTTCCATACAGTCAAAGCAGAACAGATATTTTCAAGGAAAATTATAATGTGAGGCTCTGTAAAGCGAGAAGAGTAGTAGAAAACGCTTTCGGAATATTGGCACAAAAATGGCGTATATTCTACAGACCAATGGAAACAAAAATTGATACTAGTATTCTCATTGTGAAAACTGCATGTATTTTGCATAATTTTCTAAGGACAAAAAAATGTGATGATAGATTCATAGAACTTTTAGATCCACCAGAGCCTGAACTTGGAGCATTTCAAAATTTGGACAATGACCCAAGGAGAGCTGCAAGACTGGCATTTTCTGTTCGAGAAAAATTTGCCACGTATTTTAATTCAGGACTATGAATAAATTGTTCACGATGAAAATAATGGACTCTTCTTGCAGTAAATATAGTATTGTTTAGGCCTCTGCTTTTCTTTAGTCTTAGATGTAGAAAAATAAACCAATACAAATCGTAAAACTACTCACCATTTTCGCCTATTTCTTCTCCTATTCTAGTCCAAATCTTGTCCTTTttccttacatttttataatcttcatgaGAAAGGTCATAGAGAATAGGATACTTTCGAACCAACTCAATAATTCTctccattttcaattttttcacatgCGAAACCACTGCGAAACTGATAAAAACGCTGTCGAGTGCGAACTAAGATTCCGGACGAATAAATACGCAGACAAAACGCATGCCCGAACGACGAAAATCGTACTTGTCTGAACTTGTATACTTACCACAGTGGAAACAATTCAATGCGAATCGTATGCGGTACGGAATTCCGCAGGTAATGCGAATTTTCCGCGTTGGTTTGGGGGAGCCTTATACCTTACGACACGCTAAATGAACTACTATTGAAGTGACTCCTATCAAATCATTGTGTTTTCCATCATTCCGTTTAATACTGCTTTGACGCAATGTTTTCAAGCCTTTTTCTTTAATAGTGGACAACacaagctcaaaacaaatgagaatcgttgaaaagtcctattaatgttgctccacaatattgtattgatatgcaattattaatgtgaatttaattaattgtaataTGTACCATGCTAAACATGTTGCTGATTTATGACACTaggtgtcgctcttccgaacttgcacggtcccaataggtggtgaaaatatgcaaaaattgacttTGGGCCACTACTGTGGTTTTAGGGCATAAAGAACGTAAAATAtacataggtcataatttgtaggtgaCATTGTGCTGTTTTATTtggcataagtactttatcaataaaattaGCAGGTGacgaaaagaaaacaaaaactgaagcccgccaaagcatttctgtgGTTTACGCCGCCACTGTGCAGTAACgattgcttatacgaaaaaaatgcataggatcTTATCTGTAGagcaaatagtggtctttaattctgtataagttttgcttaaaaaaatgcataggtaatggaAAATCGTAAAAAGCTCGCCAAACTTATTttcagggataggggtagttttttTAGGGAtattgcaataaccatatataattaTGAAAACCCTACATTTCTTAACTACATATGAATAAATAAAcacatattttaattaaaaaaatataccaaGGTATAAATCTACATTTTTTAACTGCGTTTGAATAAATAAAaccatattttaattaaaaaatataacaaggtgtaaaatatcaaaataaaaaaggATTCTTAGATGAACATGAAACGGTACAAAAAGGaaattaattttaagtactttCTGTTTAATTTTTGTGATTATTACATTCTTAGCAAATATGTATCTACACCATTCACACCATTTTTTGAACAATCCACAGCATATTTCCGTCGCGAGTTGTAAACGTAAGCACTTTTTCTACTTCTGCGTTCATTTGATGATCACATATTCCTTGAAATATTTCGTTATCTTATTCCTGCTTTGAAGAGGAATAATCCCCACTGTATTCAATACATTCATCGAATCCATCGGGATCAATACCACCCATGTCTTCATCATCACATCCTTCCATTATTTTTCTGGCTATTTCCTTTATCTCATCACTACTAagtttttttctataattttatgATACTTGAGATCTAAAATCAAGGACACCGCcataataaactatacttttagtTAATTATATGCCTTGATAACCAAAAAATTATTGTTAGGTACTTACCACAGGTACTTACATAGTCGTTTGGCGTACTTTATGCACCACTTAGTAATACGCAGCAACAATGACGTCTAATATAGTCTttaggtgatacagtagcgatgaacaggtagccaaaatgcgttccaagattgcggctgtgattttgaatattttttctagatatttggcacacgtattcgtaatataataaagaatggcggtacagagcccaatttgaaaaatatgctaatatgtggaaattactctgtaattaaatacaatattaaaaaaacgagcatgtagcgccattaagaagaacaaaaaaatacactttcttcaaataaacttttttatccgatgcctagattgtgtgtcattttggaactactaatgaaataaaaaattttagcagttccaaaatgacacaaaatctaggcatcggataaaaaagtttatttcaaataaacttttttatccgatgcctagattgtgtgtcattttggaactactaatgaaataaaaaattttagtagttccaaaatgacacaaaatctaggcatcggataaaaaagtttatttgaagaaagtgtattttgttgttcttcttaatggcggtacaggctcgcttttttaata
Proteins encoded in this window:
- the LOC126889511 gene encoding uncharacterized protein LOC126889511 gives rise to the protein MYTSSDEEEALVMLAMEDDNSRKRRKWVHDINLERLKCGEYHTLMPQLRKDDKICYIYFRMTIDCFDELLHLVENDIRKSDTNYREAISPEERLAITLRYLATGDTFYTIDHSFRVGFSTVSAIVLEVCEALCRNLQHIYLPEPTTEIWKKSEEGFRNTWRFPNCIGSIDGKHVTIKCPDKTGSNYWCYLNKFSTVLMAIVGPDYRFISVDIGGFGKNSDGGIFEASNMGRRFETNQMGVPEPKNLPGQNELSPHVLIGDEAFALKPYLLRPFPYSQSRTDIFKENYNVRLCKARRVVENAFGILAQKWRIFYRPMETKIDTSILIVKTACILHNFLRTKKCDDRFIELLDPPEPELGAFQNLDNDPRRAARLAFSVREKFATYFNSGL